One window of the Staphylococcus equorum genome contains the following:
- a CDS encoding phosphocarrier protein HPr: MEQKSYVIIDETGIHARPATMLVQTASKFDSDIQLEYNGKKVNLKSIMGVMSLGVGKDAEITIYADGSDETDAIEAITEILSKEGLTK, encoded by the coding sequence ATGGAACAAAAATCATATGTAATTATCGATGAAACAGGTATTCACGCTCGTCCAGCGACAATGCTTGTTCAAACTGCCTCAAAATTTGATTCAGATATTCAATTAGAATATAACGGTAAAAAAGTTAACTTGAAATCAATCATGGGTGTTATGAGTTTAGGTGTAGGTAAAGATGCTGAAATCACTATCTACGCTGATGGTAGCGACGAAACAGACGCAATCGAAGCAATCACTGAGATTTTATCTAAAGAAGGATTAACTAAATAA
- a CDS encoding class I SAM-dependent rRNA methyltransferase, which produces MKTATLNRGKETKYLNEYPLVSEDDIYAHDHLHEGDLFQLLNDKDQYIATAYVGRQHKGIGWVLSYSRDEIVNTQFFERLFDIAKKEREYFYNVEGTNAFRVFNGEGDGVGGLTIDNYNGHYLVQWYSKGIYKFRYNILSALKAIFGYTSIFEKLRFKDANVEGGFVDGDAPEFPIVIEENFTFYNVHLNDGPMTGIFLDQREVRKKLKDQYAQDKNLLNLFSYTGAFSVVAAENAEMTTSVDLANRSRALTESNFGLNSIDPASQYIYVMDTFNFYNYARRHDFFYDTIVIDPPSFARNKKKTFSVLKDYDKLIVGALDILGPEGTLLLCTNNSTFSLKAFKNVVTETLTKEEVDFEIIDVMGLPKDFKTHAHYKPSKYLKAIFVKIQ; this is translated from the coding sequence ATGAAAACTGCCACATTAAATAGAGGTAAAGAAACAAAATATTTAAATGAATATCCATTGGTAAGCGAAGATGATATTTACGCACACGATCACTTACACGAAGGAGATTTATTTCAATTATTAAATGATAAAGACCAGTATATTGCAACAGCATATGTTGGACGTCAGCATAAAGGCATCGGTTGGGTATTGAGTTACTCGCGTGATGAAATTGTTAACACACAATTTTTTGAAAGATTATTTGATATTGCGAAAAAAGAACGTGAATATTTTTATAATGTAGAGGGCACAAATGCATTTAGAGTATTTAACGGAGAAGGTGATGGTGTTGGTGGTCTTACAATCGACAATTACAACGGTCATTACTTAGTTCAATGGTATTCTAAAGGTATTTATAAGTTCCGTTATAATATTTTGAGTGCGCTGAAAGCAATATTTGGTTATACGTCAATTTTTGAAAAGTTACGTTTTAAAGATGCTAATGTAGAAGGTGGCTTCGTTGACGGAGATGCACCGGAATTCCCAATTGTCATCGAAGAAAACTTTACATTTTATAATGTGCATTTAAATGATGGGCCAATGACGGGCATCTTTTTAGATCAAAGAGAAGTAAGAAAGAAATTAAAAGACCAATACGCGCAAGATAAAAATTTATTGAATTTATTCAGTTATACAGGGGCATTCTCAGTTGTAGCTGCAGAAAATGCAGAGATGACAACAAGCGTTGATTTAGCTAACCGTTCTCGAGCGCTTACTGAAAGTAATTTCGGTTTAAATTCTATTGACCCAGCGTCACAATACATTTATGTTATGGATACTTTTAATTTCTATAATTATGCTCGTCGTCATGATTTCTTCTACGATACAATTGTTATCGATCCGCCAAGTTTTGCGAGAAATAAGAAAAAAACATTTTCTGTATTAAAAGACTACGATAAATTAATTGTTGGTGCACTCGATATACTTGGACCTGAAGGTACATTGCTATTATGTACAAATAATAGTACGTTTTCACTAAAAGCTTTTAAAAATGTAGTTACAGAAACATTAACTAAAGAAGAAGTGGACTTTGAAATTATTGATGTCATGGGCTTGCCAAAAGATTTTAAGACGCATGCACACTATAAACCTTCAAAATATTTAAAAGCGATTTTTGTAAAAATACAGTAA
- the auxA gene encoding lipoteichoic acid stability factor AuxA: MSFMKKHAEILYSYIIGIVSLFTGLIILINLPMIHKLNGKGKIDLHIHNVWDFINAFFAEIIRVMSNYIGDFPVVSAILIIIFGIGLIMLGITLFRTTRYDYDISIFFLVIGILFFIITLILMTQVYSFFAIIFVIPFVIHIGYIVYKDELNIEHRKYHYLWIIFSYGFSYLITQLVLYGRIESDEIIPIDILSVNTFFIIMWLLGQMSIWNFLFLRRSLPLTKQELGEEEPELSRTSKDTVTNQTIERWKTLQDKTTEFTRKTRRSVDIQKVRDKKDKFIEKWKNIIDIQEDDVPNWMKKPKWIKPSYVELFCGAVLLFFTLIEFNNRNSLFVSGNWEIGQTQYVIEWITLFILMIIIIIYILTTLTNYLKGRFYYLQLFMVSLLFFKLFTEFMNIMVHGLLLSIFITPILVMMLIAIVVAFIIKLREPSRD, from the coding sequence ATGTCTTTTATGAAGAAACACGCTGAGATATTATATAGTTATATTATAGGCATCGTTTCGCTTTTCACAGGTCTCATCATTTTAATTAATTTACCAATGATCCATAAATTAAATGGCAAAGGTAAAATTGATTTACACATTCATAATGTATGGGATTTTATAAACGCATTTTTTGCTGAAATAATTAGGGTAATGAGCAATTACATAGGGGATTTTCCAGTAGTTAGCGCCATTTTAATAATTATATTTGGCATTGGATTAATTATGCTAGGAATTACTTTATTTAGAACAACACGATATGACTACGATATTTCAATATTCTTTTTAGTTATTGGTATTCTATTCTTTATCATAACGCTAATTTTAATGACCCAAGTTTATAGTTTTTTCGCTATTATTTTCGTAATACCATTTGTAATTCACATTGGTTATATCGTTTATAAAGATGAGTTAAATATAGAGCATAGAAAATATCATTATTTATGGATTATTTTCAGTTATGGGTTTAGTTATTTGATAACGCAATTGGTGTTATATGGAAGAATCGAAAGTGATGAAATTATACCAATCGACATCTTAAGTGTTAACACATTTTTCATAATTATGTGGCTACTGGGACAAATGTCAATTTGGAATTTCTTATTCTTAAGAAGATCATTGCCATTAACAAAACAGGAATTAGGCGAAGAAGAACCAGAATTATCAAGAACGAGTAAGGACACTGTAACGAACCAAACGATAGAACGTTGGAAGACTTTACAAGACAAAACGACAGAATTCACACGTAAAACTCGCAGAAGTGTAGATATTCAGAAAGTAAGAGATAAGAAAGATAAATTTATTGAAAAATGGAAGAACATTATTGATATACAAGAAGATGATGTTCCAAATTGGATGAAGAAACCGAAATGGATTAAACCGAGTTATGTAGAATTATTTTGTGGTGCTGTTTTATTATTCTTCACATTAATTGAATTTAATAATAGAAATTCATTATTCGTTTCTGGTAATTGGGAGATTGGCCAAACACAATATGTTATTGAATGGATAACGTTGTTCATCTTAATGATCATCATCATTATTTATATTTTAACGACATTGACGAATTATTTGAAAGGCCGATTTTATTATTTACAATTATTTATGGTAAGTTTATTGTTCTTTAAATTATTCACTGAATTTATGAATATAATGGTTCATGGGCTATTACTTTCAATTTTCATTACACCGATTCTAGTTATGATGTTAATTGCAATTGTGGTAGCGTTTATAATTAAATTGCGAGAACCTTCTAGAGATTAA
- the graF gene encoding glycopeptide resistance-associated protein GraF, giving the protein MSKEELNKKAAEKAKETEDKLKDEKDSSEENSEETQKNIQDTFD; this is encoded by the coding sequence ATGAGTAAAGAAGAATTAAATAAAAAAGCAGCTGAAAAAGCTAAAGAAACTGAAGATAAATTAAAAGATGAAAAAGATTCGTCTGAAGAAAATAGCGAAGAAACGCAAAAAAATATTCAAGATACATTTGATTAA
- a CDS encoding ECF transporter S component, with the protein MSKGLKLSEILVTVLIAVVFAVIYNIWNFVYKALQVTGLHFEELTYGAWFMAAIVAYLIIPKAGIAILAEFAAGAGETIVMGRFDIATMIYALIQGLACELIFALFRYKSRSAMVAMLAGFLASVSTLPLDFAYGYLGEIAGWNLMLYIVFRLISGIVVAGLLSYYIVKALDQTGVTKLFRPATQSDYDNL; encoded by the coding sequence ATGTCCAAAGGATTAAAACTTTCTGAGATACTGGTAACTGTATTAATAGCAGTAGTTTTCGCTGTCATTTATAATATTTGGAATTTTGTCTATAAAGCGTTACAAGTTACAGGTCTACATTTTGAAGAACTAACTTACGGCGCTTGGTTTATGGCAGCTATAGTAGCTTATCTTATTATTCCTAAAGCAGGCATTGCTATTTTAGCTGAATTTGCTGCAGGTGCCGGCGAAACCATCGTTATGGGCCGTTTTGATATCGCTACAATGATTTATGCTTTAATACAAGGTTTAGCATGTGAACTTATCTTTGCACTTTTCAGATATAAATCTCGCTCAGCAATGGTTGCAATGTTGGCCGGTTTCTTAGCCTCAGTATCTACTTTACCCTTGGATTTTGCTTACGGTTATCTCGGTGAAATAGCTGGTTGGAACCTTATGCTATATATCGTATTTCGACTTATAAGTGGAATTGTTGTGGCTGGACTTTTATCTTACTATATTGTAAAAGCCTTAGATCAAACCGGTGTCACTAAATTATTCAGACCTGCAACTCAGAGCGATTATGACAATTTATAA
- a CDS encoding ABC transporter ATP-binding protein produces MIVTKNLRLKYPNSNNKIFDNLTLHIKNKEKVLLLGPSGSGKSTLLNVLSGIVPNLIDLPMKYDELQIEEDCGVIFQDPDTQFCMPKVYEELAFVLENLRVPRDEMESRIQSALSAVDLNVDENQHINQLSGGMKQKLAIAETLLQQANTLFLDEPTAMLDVDATADLWQKIKSFWHDQTVLIVEHKVEHIWQHVDRVILLNYDGAIIADAPPNKILHDYEHLLTEYGVWHPNAWQYAPPSSKTQNDATTQQSDDSFKFKNGLIKRGKQQLINISELNIYAGEWITITGSNGSGKTSLLESMMQLIKYDGKMYFNNHTLSKIKTAAKHMYLVYQNPELQFITHSVYDEIYIQYKNKNRSTVEAERETQNMLEILNLQAVKTQHPFELSTGQKRRLSVAIALSSSSDFILLDEPTFGLDSHNTFNLIKLFQNRIQNGQTIVMVTHDSEIIARYPTRRLHVDQHQLTELKGDTYV; encoded by the coding sequence TTGATAGTCACAAAAAATTTACGCTTAAAATACCCTAACAGTAATAATAAAATATTTGATAATTTAACACTTCATATAAAAAACAAAGAAAAAGTGTTGCTCTTAGGTCCTTCTGGTTCAGGTAAAAGTACGTTATTAAACGTTTTAAGTGGTATCGTTCCTAATCTAATTGATTTACCTATGAAATATGATGAATTACAAATTGAAGAAGATTGTGGCGTTATTTTTCAAGATCCAGACACTCAATTTTGTATGCCTAAAGTATATGAGGAACTGGCTTTTGTTTTAGAAAATTTGCGCGTACCACGTGATGAAATGGAAAGCCGAATTCAATCTGCCTTGTCAGCAGTAGATTTAAATGTCGATGAAAATCAACATATTAATCAATTGAGTGGTGGAATGAAGCAAAAATTAGCAATTGCAGAAACTTTGTTACAACAAGCAAACACCCTATTCTTAGATGAACCAACAGCAATGCTAGATGTGGATGCAACTGCGGATTTATGGCAAAAAATAAAATCATTCTGGCATGACCAAACTGTGTTAATTGTAGAACACAAAGTAGAACATATTTGGCAACATGTTGATCGTGTCATTCTATTAAATTATGATGGTGCCATAATAGCCGATGCACCTCCTAATAAGATATTGCATGACTATGAGCATCTATTAACAGAATATGGTGTCTGGCATCCTAATGCTTGGCAATACGCCCCACCATCATCAAAAACACAAAATGATGCAACTACACAACAATCAGATGATAGCTTTAAATTTAAAAACGGTTTGATTAAACGAGGTAAACAGCAACTGATCAACATATCAGAATTAAACATTTATGCTGGCGAATGGATTACCATTACTGGCTCAAATGGTAGTGGCAAAACGTCCTTATTAGAATCGATGATGCAACTAATTAAATATGACGGAAAAATGTATTTTAACAATCATACTCTATCAAAAATTAAAACCGCCGCAAAGCATATGTATTTAGTTTACCAAAACCCAGAATTACAATTTATTACACATTCTGTATATGATGAAATTTACATTCAATATAAGAATAAAAACCGTTCAACTGTTGAAGCTGAGCGAGAGACTCAAAACATGCTTGAAATACTAAATTTACAAGCCGTTAAAACACAGCATCCATTTGAACTGTCTACAGGCCAAAAAAGACGTCTAAGCGTTGCTATTGCACTAAGTTCATCTTCTGACTTTATTTTACTTGATGAACCTACCTTTGGTCTCGATAGCCATAATACATTTAACCTTATTAAATTATTCCAAAACCGTATACAAAATGGACAAACGATTGTAATGGTGACGCATGATTCAGAAATTATTGCACGGTATCCGACCCGTAGACTCCATGTCGATCAACATCAATTAACTGAATTAAAGGGTGATACTTATGTTTGA
- a CDS encoding energy-coupling factor transporter transmembrane component T family protein: MFEMWKKHYSFVDDVNIITKLAIAVILFFFVIFVHQFDYMLYITLLMLIFLLLFNGLKFKVTFVFILFTVTFSLISALFMIFYGDGTHTIFKLGFIQITTESLYRGLHLAMRTTTVSLFGILIAFTSQIVMIFYSLMQHLKVKPKVAYAFMAAIRMVPLMFTSLFELRKSLKMRYQMIDSRNYRGFQRLKHLVIPLLSQNIRKAHQLSVAMEKKGFKDGPRTYYYYAPFSYKDLLLIVVVSSILIVAYFLAQYIPITGINDVRISSIY, translated from the coding sequence ATGTTTGAGATGTGGAAAAAACACTATTCATTTGTTGATGACGTCAACATTATTACTAAATTAGCAATTGCAGTCATTTTGTTTTTCTTTGTAATCTTTGTACATCAATTTGATTATATGCTCTATATAACGTTATTAATGTTGATATTTCTACTTTTATTTAATGGATTGAAATTCAAGGTCACTTTTGTTTTCATACTCTTTACTGTCACTTTTAGTTTGATATCTGCTTTATTCATGATTTTTTATGGTGATGGGACACACACGATATTTAAGCTAGGCTTTATTCAAATTACTACCGAAAGTTTATATCGTGGTCTACATTTAGCAATGCGTACGACAACAGTTTCTCTTTTTGGAATTTTAATTGCCTTCACATCACAAATCGTCATGATTTTCTATAGTCTTATGCAACATCTCAAAGTTAAACCTAAAGTAGCTTATGCCTTTATGGCAGCAATTAGAATGGTACCTTTGATGTTCACTTCATTGTTCGAACTCAGAAAATCATTGAAAATGCGCTATCAAATGATTGATTCACGTAATTATAGAGGGTTTCAACGTTTAAAACACCTTGTAATACCGCTACTAAGTCAAAACATTAGAAAAGCACATCAATTGTCAGTTGCTATGGAGAAAAAAGGATTTAAAGACGGACCTAGAACATACTATTATTATGCACCTTTCTCGTATAAAGATCTTTTATTAATCGTAGTTGTAAGTTCTATTTTAATCGTTGCATATTTCCTAGCACAATATATTCCAATCACAGGAATTAATGATGTGCGTATTTCAAGTATTTACTGA
- the purD gene encoding phosphoribosylamine--glycine ligase: MKVLVIGAGGREHVIAHKLKQSPLVNEIFAIPGNDAMSKVAQVHSEIAETEHEQIVAFAQQHGITWAIIGPEQPLTEGLTDKLEAAQIKVFGPNRAAAQIEGSKLFAKELMKKYDIPTAEYTQITNKQDALTYIQSCEYPVVLKKDGLAAGKGVIIAESYEEALSGVEELYQEEEGIVVFEQFLEGEEFSLMTFVNNDYAVPFDCIAQDHKRAFDGDLGPNTGGMGAYCPVPHIEDSIIKRTNDEIAQPIAKALVNEGYSFFGVLYIGAIITDEGPKVIEFNARFGDPEAQVLLTRMESDLMQHILDLEAKKPIQFQWKVDSVVGVMLASKGYPANYEKGKTVSGFDLDGQYFVSGLKKEQDIYVTSGGRVILALGEGKDIASAKAKAYEAVDKIKSNALFYRKDISDKALK; encoded by the coding sequence ATGAAAGTACTTGTAATTGGTGCAGGTGGTAGAGAGCACGTAATAGCGCACAAACTAAAGCAATCACCACTTGTTAATGAAATATTTGCAATCCCAGGTAATGACGCAATGTCGAAAGTTGCACAGGTACATAGTGAAATAGCAGAAACAGAACATGAACAAATTGTAGCATTTGCACAACAACACGGTATTACATGGGCAATCATTGGCCCTGAGCAACCTTTAACAGAAGGGTTAACTGACAAATTAGAAGCTGCACAAATAAAAGTATTTGGACCTAATCGAGCAGCAGCACAAATAGAAGGTTCTAAATTATTTGCGAAAGAATTAATGAAAAAATATGATATTCCAACTGCTGAATATACTCAAATTACAAATAAGCAAGATGCATTAACTTATATTCAATCATGTGAATATCCAGTTGTATTGAAAAAAGATGGATTAGCAGCAGGTAAAGGGGTTATCATTGCGGAAAGTTATGAGGAAGCATTATCAGGTGTAGAAGAACTATACCAGGAAGAAGAAGGTATTGTGGTTTTTGAGCAATTTCTTGAGGGTGAAGAATTCTCGTTAATGACTTTCGTAAATAATGACTATGCTGTTCCGTTTGATTGCATAGCTCAAGACCATAAACGTGCGTTTGATGGTGACTTAGGCCCGAACACTGGAGGTATGGGTGCGTATTGTCCTGTGCCTCATATTGAGGATTCTATTATCAAACGAACAAATGATGAAATTGCACAGCCTATTGCAAAAGCATTGGTTAATGAAGGCTACTCATTTTTTGGTGTACTTTACATTGGAGCCATTATTACAGATGAAGGACCAAAAGTGATTGAGTTTAATGCACGTTTTGGCGATCCCGAAGCTCAAGTGCTTTTAACTCGTATGGAAAGTGATTTGATGCAGCATATTTTAGATTTAGAAGCTAAAAAACCAATCCAATTTCAATGGAAAGTAGATTCCGTAGTAGGTGTTATGCTTGCATCTAAAGGTTATCCAGCAAATTATGAAAAGGGTAAAACTGTTTCTGGCTTCGATTTAGATGGTCAATACTTTGTAAGTGGATTAAAAAAAGAACAAGATATATATGTGACATCTGGTGGCCGTGTCATTCTAGCTTTAGGTGAGGGAAAAGATATTGCAAGTGCAAAAGCTAAAGCGTATGAAGCAGTCGATAAAATTAAAAGCAATGCATTGTTTTATCGAAAGGATATTAGTGATAAAGCACTTAAATAG
- the purH gene encoding bifunctional phosphoribosylaminoimidazolecarboxamide formyltransferase/IMP cyclohydrolase → MKKAILSVSNKSGVVAFAQSLNQLGYELYSTGGTMQALVEANVPVKSISELTQFEEIMDGRVKTLHPSVHGGILADRDKPEHLQQLKEQHIDLIDMVVVNLYPFKETVANPDVTEGDAIENIDIGGPTMLRAAAKNFKHVTTVVHPADYNEVIEKLKNDDLDEAYRKSLMIKVFDHSNQYDAAIVEFFKNNKESLRYGENPQQSAQFVRTSTAAHTLGGAKQLHGKQLSYNNIKDADAALSLVKQFEQPAAVAVKHMNPCGVGVGETINDAYQHAFEADSQSIFGGIVALNRSVDSTLAETLHEIFLEVIIAPKFTQEALDILSKKKNIRLLEIDMTIDNSEQEVVSVSGGYLVQDKDNVKLTRDDMKVVTEVEPTEAQWDAMLLGWKVVASVKSNAVILSNAKQTVGIGAGQMNRVGSAEIAIDRAIEMNDQVAMVSDGFFPMDDTVELAAKSGIKAIIQPGGSIKDQASIDMANKYGIAMVTTGVRHFKH, encoded by the coding sequence ATGAAAAAAGCAATTTTAAGTGTGTCTAATAAAAGTGGTGTTGTGGCATTTGCCCAATCCTTAAACCAATTAGGGTATGAGTTATATTCTACAGGTGGCACGATGCAAGCTTTAGTAGAAGCAAATGTTCCAGTAAAATCAATTTCAGAATTAACACAATTTGAAGAAATTATGGATGGAAGAGTTAAAACATTACATCCATCTGTTCATGGTGGTATACTAGCTGATCGTGATAAGCCAGAGCATTTGCAACAATTAAAAGAGCAACATATTGATCTTATAGATATGGTTGTAGTTAATCTATATCCATTTAAAGAAACTGTAGCGAATCCTGACGTTACAGAAGGCGATGCAATTGAAAACATCGATATCGGTGGACCAACTATGTTACGTGCTGCAGCTAAAAACTTTAAGCACGTGACGACAGTCGTACATCCAGCAGATTATAATGAAGTTATCGAAAAATTGAAAAATGACGATTTGGATGAAGCGTACCGTAAGTCACTTATGATTAAAGTGTTTGATCACTCAAATCAATATGATGCAGCAATTGTTGAATTCTTTAAAAATAATAAAGAAAGTTTACGTTATGGCGAAAATCCACAACAATCAGCACAGTTTGTTCGTACATCTACTGCAGCGCACACACTTGGAGGCGCTAAACAGTTACATGGTAAACAATTAAGCTATAACAATATTAAAGATGCAGATGCAGCTTTATCACTTGTTAAGCAATTTGAACAACCAGCGGCAGTAGCGGTAAAACATATGAATCCTTGTGGTGTAGGTGTTGGCGAAACAATTAATGATGCTTATCAACATGCCTTTGAAGCGGATAGTCAATCTATTTTCGGTGGAATCGTTGCTTTAAATAGATCTGTAGATAGTACGTTGGCAGAAACTTTACATGAAATATTCTTAGAAGTTATCATTGCTCCAAAATTCACACAAGAAGCATTAGACATTTTAAGTAAAAAGAAAAATATAAGACTTTTAGAAATTGATATGACGATTGATAATAGTGAACAAGAAGTCGTGTCTGTTTCAGGTGGTTATTTAGTACAAGATAAAGATAATGTGAAATTAACACGTGACGATATGAAAGTGGTTACGGAAGTTGAGCCTACTGAAGCACAATGGGATGCAATGTTATTAGGATGGAAAGTGGTTGCATCTGTGAAAAGTAACGCTGTCATTCTAAGTAATGCAAAACAAACAGTCGGTATTGGCGCAGGGCAAATGAACCGTGTTGGGTCAGCAGAAATCGCCATAGATCGTGCGATAGAAATGAATGATCAAGTTGCAATGGTATCAGATGGTTTCTTCCCAATGGATGATACAGTTGAATTAGCAGCTAAGTCAGGTATCAAAGCTATTATTCAACCAGGTGGATCAATTAAAGATCAAGCATCTATTGATATGGCGAACAAATATGGTATTGCAATGGTAACTACAGGCGTTCGACACTTTAAACATTAA
- the purN gene encoding phosphoribosylglycinamide formyltransferase, which yields MTKIAIFASGSGSNFESIMTQIEEGNLPNIEVTALYTDQVNAYCIERARKYNLDVHINELKNFPSKADYERKIIEWLTSEQVEWIVLAGYMKLIGENILKAYNRRIINIHPSLLPKYKGKDAVGQALESGDTITGTTVHYVDSGMDTGEIIEQWTCDIYTDDTKEQLEERIKVMEHKLYPKVISKIIQ from the coding sequence GTGACTAAAATAGCTATTTTTGCGTCAGGATCAGGCAGTAACTTTGAAAGCATCATGACTCAAATCGAAGAAGGTAATTTACCGAATATAGAAGTCACTGCCTTATATACAGACCAAGTAAATGCGTATTGCATTGAGCGTGCTAGAAAATATAATTTAGATGTTCATATCAATGAACTTAAAAATTTTCCTTCTAAAGCAGATTATGAGCGCAAAATTATCGAATGGCTTACTTCAGAACAAGTAGAATGGATTGTCCTAGCTGGTTATATGAAGCTGATTGGTGAAAATATATTAAAAGCATACAATAGACGTATTATTAATATACACCCTTCACTGTTACCTAAATATAAAGGTAAAGACGCAGTAGGCCAAGCTCTGGAGAGTGGCGACACGATTACAGGTACAACAGTGCATTATGTGGACAGTGGGATGGACACAGGAGAAATTATCGAACAATGGACATGTGATATATATACGGACGATACTAAAGAACAACTAGAAGAAAGAATTAAAGTGATGGAACATAAGTTATATCCGAAAGTGATATCCAAAATCATTCAATAA
- the purM gene encoding phosphoribosylformylglycinamidine cyclo-ligase yields the protein MSKAYQQAGVDINAGYEAVDRMSSHVKRTMRKEVLGGLGGFGATFDLSQLNMKAPLLVSGTDGVGTKLKLAIDNNKHDTIGVDAVAMCVNDILTTGAEPLYFLDYIATHKVIPEVVEQIVKGVSDGCEETNTALIGGETAEMGEMYHEGEYDLAGFAVGAVEKDEYIDGTSVAPGQVIIGLESSGIHSNGYSLVRNLIKKSGINLNDKFDEQRTYLNVFLEPTRLYVKPVLAVKDAVKIHAMTHITGGGFYENIPRALPEGVMAKINTSQFPTPPIFDWLQAQGEISTEEMYNVFNMGVGFTLIVDKENEAAVLNILKQQQQVKAYQIGEIVKGDQPIQLLGV from the coding sequence ATGTCTAAAGCATACCAACAAGCAGGTGTCGACATTAACGCAGGTTATGAAGCGGTAGATCGTATGTCGAGTCATGTCAAAAGAACGATGCGTAAGGAAGTACTTGGTGGACTTGGCGGTTTCGGCGCAACATTTGATTTGTCACAATTGAATATGAAAGCACCATTACTTGTTTCAGGAACTGATGGTGTTGGAACAAAGTTGAAATTAGCTATAGATAACAATAAGCACGATACAATAGGTGTCGATGCCGTTGCAATGTGTGTGAATGATATTTTAACAACCGGTGCAGAGCCACTTTATTTCTTAGATTATATCGCAACACATAAAGTTATTCCAGAAGTCGTTGAACAGATTGTCAAAGGGGTAAGCGATGGCTGTGAAGAAACAAACACTGCACTTATTGGTGGAGAAACAGCTGAAATGGGAGAAATGTATCACGAAGGAGAATATGATTTAGCAGGTTTTGCTGTAGGCGCTGTAGAAAAAGATGAATATATCGATGGTACTTCAGTAGCACCAGGACAAGTCATTATAGGTCTCGAATCTAGTGGTATTCATTCAAATGGTTATAGTTTAGTTAGAAATTTAATTAAAAAATCTGGCATTAACTTAAATGATAAGTTTGATGAACAACGCACATATCTAAATGTCTTTTTAGAACCTACACGCTTATATGTTAAACCAGTGCTTGCTGTCAAAGATGCAGTGAAAATCCATGCAATGACGCACATTACTGGCGGTGGTTTCTATGAAAATATTCCTAGAGCTTTGCCTGAAGGAGTTATGGCAAAAATTAATACGTCACAATTCCCAACGCCACCAATATTTGACTGGTTACAAGCACAAGGAGAAATCTCAACTGAAGAAATGTATAACGTTTTTAACATGGGTGTTGGCTTTACATTAATTGTAGACAAAGAAAATGAAGCAGCAGTGTTAAATATATTGAAACAACAACAACAAGTTAAGGCATACCAAATTGGTGAAATTGTTAAAGGTGATCAGCCAATTCAATTATTGGGGGTATAA